In Halapricum desulfuricans, a single window of DNA contains:
- a CDS encoding M48 family metallopeptidase: MLELHAAFLALVGGTELFFAALALLNVRHGAETVAERAEWVSERLGVADTERLVAYQRAGTGLSLLRSVVGLAVVLLMLYSGLFGDVVAALEGVALPPVARGVIFFAALVVVARVASAPFSLYETFVVEEQFGFNQQSPRLWLRDLVVGLVVSLVLVAIVAGGVLLTLELFPEWWWVGAWGLFVAFSLAMLVIYPRVIAPLFYDFEPVETSDLRDAVDDVFERAGFDCEQVYTMDASSRSSHSNAYFVGFGRTKRVVLFDTLIEQMDHEEIKSVLAHELAHWKRGHIWKQLASSALRIGIVLVIFSVLIEQPWLYEMFGVPETAYAGLALGTLWIEPLVRLSAPLENRLSLRHEREADSFAVDVMGSGSALSDALANLTSENLANPFPHPLYATFHYTHPPIPDRIRYIERQGDSGNADGHAGEAAG; this comes from the coding sequence ATGCTCGAACTACATGCGGCCTTCCTGGCGCTCGTGGGGGGGACCGAACTCTTTTTCGCCGCGCTGGCGCTGTTGAACGTCCGGCATGGGGCCGAGACCGTCGCCGAGCGAGCGGAATGGGTCAGCGAGCGTCTCGGTGTCGCGGATACCGAACGGCTGGTGGCGTATCAGCGTGCCGGCACGGGGCTGTCGTTGCTTCGGTCGGTCGTCGGCCTGGCGGTCGTGTTGCTCATGCTCTACTCGGGGCTGTTCGGCGACGTCGTCGCCGCGCTGGAAGGAGTGGCGCTCCCGCCGGTCGCGCGCGGCGTGATCTTTTTCGCCGCACTCGTCGTCGTCGCGCGCGTCGCCAGCGCCCCGTTCTCGCTGTACGAGACGTTCGTCGTCGAGGAGCAGTTCGGATTCAACCAGCAGTCGCCGCGGCTGTGGCTCCGGGACCTCGTCGTGGGGCTGGTCGTCTCGCTCGTGCTCGTGGCGATCGTCGCCGGCGGCGTCCTGCTGACGCTCGAGCTGTTCCCTGAGTGGTGGTGGGTCGGTGCCTGGGGGCTGTTCGTCGCCTTCTCGCTGGCGATGCTGGTGATCTATCCACGAGTGATCGCGCCGCTGTTCTACGACTTCGAGCCGGTCGAGACGAGCGATCTCAGGGACGCGGTCGATGACGTCTTCGAGCGTGCCGGCTTCGACTGCGAGCAGGTGTACACCATGGACGCCTCCAGTCGCTCTTCGCACTCGAACGCGTACTTCGTGGGCTTCGGTCGGACCAAGCGAGTCGTCCTGTTCGATACGCTGATCGAGCAGATGGATCACGAGGAGATCAAAAGCGTCCTCGCACATGAACTCGCCCACTGGAAGCGAGGGCACATCTGGAAGCAACTGGCCAGTTCCGCCCTGCGAATCGGGATCGTACTGGTGATCTTCTCGGTCCTGATCGAGCAACCCTGGCTCTACGAGATGTTCGGCGTGCCGGAGACGGCCTACGCGGGGCTGGCGCTCGGGACGCTGTGGATTGAGCCGCTGGTGCGTCTCAGCGCGCCCCTGGAGAACCGACTCTCGCTACGACACGAGCGGGAGGCCGACAGTTTCGCCGTCGATGTCATGGGAAGCGGGTCGGCGCTGTCGGACGCGCTGGCGAACCTGACCAGCGAGAACCTCGCCAACCCCTTCCCCCATCCCCTCTATGCGACGTTCCACTACACTCATCCGCCGATTCCAGACCGAATTAGATATATCGAACGTCAGGGCGATAGCGGGAACGCGGACGGACACGCCGGCGAAGCGGCGGGCTGA
- the serB gene encoding phosphoserine phosphatase SerB, whose product MLVAFDFDGTLSDSEMVVLLGEQCGVADEIDEITERAMNDEIDYAESLRKRCALLEGLDEARAQAAFQQVQLRDGAAAVIDALDAAGVHTAILTGGFERGVATALDSAGTEVDTIVANRLPLRDGGLTGEVEGPLIEGTKDTALDQVASDLGLDRSETVAVGDGANDLPMLETAGLAIGYDPKPAVKDACDVVVSSMAELQTVLEDHGVF is encoded by the coding sequence ATGCTCGTAGCCTTCGACTTCGACGGGACGCTCTCGGACTCGGAGATGGTCGTTCTGCTGGGCGAACAGTGCGGCGTCGCCGACGAAATCGACGAGATCACCGAGCGGGCGATGAACGACGAGATCGACTACGCCGAAAGCCTCCGAAAGCGGTGTGCGCTGCTCGAGGGGCTCGACGAAGCGCGCGCACAGGCGGCCTTCCAGCAGGTCCAGCTCCGGGACGGTGCCGCGGCGGTCATCGACGCGCTCGATGCGGCCGGCGTTCACACCGCGATTCTCACCGGCGGCTTCGAGCGGGGTGTGGCGACAGCGCTCGATTCGGCCGGCACCGAGGTCGACACGATCGTCGCAAACCGGCTTCCCCTCCGCGACGGCGGGCTCACTGGCGAGGTCGAGGGACCGCTGATCGAAGGGACGAAGGACACAGCACTCGATCAGGTCGCCTCGGATCTCGGCCTCGATCGCTCGGAAACCGTCGCCGTCGGCGACGGCGCGAACGACCTGCCGATGCTCGAAACCGCCGGCCTCGCGATCGGATACGACCCCAAACCCGCGGTCAAAGACGCCTGTGACGTCGTCGTTTCCTCGATGGCCGAACTACAGACCGTCCTCGAGGATCACGGTGTCTTCTGA
- the thsA gene encoding thermosome subunit alpha encodes MGNQPLIVLSEESQRTSGKDAQSMNITAGKAVAESVRTTLGPKGMDKMLVSDTGDVVVTNDGVTILDEMDIEHPAANMMVEVAQTQEDEVGDGTTTSVVIGGELLTKAEDLLDQDIHATVLAQGYRQAAEQAKEILEDMAIEVDEDDTEILASIAETAMTGKGAESAKDTLAALIVDAIQSIADEEGIDTDNVDVETVVGGSIEESELVEGVIVDKERVHENMPYSVEDADIALLDTAIEVKETELDAEVNVSDPDQLQQFLDQEEEQLKEMVDKLADAGADVVFCQKGIDDMAQHYLAQEGILAVRRAKKSDIKALSRSTGARIVSNIDDVSEDDLGFAGSVSQKEIAGDERIFVEDVEDAKAVTMILRGGTEHVVDEVERAVEDALGVVAVTLDDGKVVPGGGAPEAELALGLRDYADSVGGREQLAVEAFADAIDVIPRTLAENGGLDPIDSLVDLRSQHDAGDTTIGLDAYTGDLVNMEDDGVVEPLRVKTQAVESATEAAVMILRIDDVIAAGDLKGGAGDDDEDEGGPGAGGPGGMGGGMGGMGGMGGMGGAM; translated from the coding sequence ATGGGTAACCAGCCCCTCATCGTACTCTCAGAGGAGTCCCAGCGGACATCCGGGAAAGACGCACAGTCGATGAACATCACGGCCGGGAAGGCCGTCGCCGAGTCCGTTCGGACCACGCTCGGTCCGAAGGGGATGGACAAGATGCTCGTCTCCGATACGGGCGACGTCGTCGTCACGAACGACGGCGTGACCATCCTCGACGAGATGGACATCGAGCACCCCGCCGCGAACATGATGGTCGAGGTCGCCCAGACCCAGGAGGACGAGGTCGGCGACGGCACGACCACCTCCGTCGTCATCGGCGGCGAACTGCTCACGAAGGCCGAGGACCTGCTCGATCAGGACATCCACGCGACCGTCCTCGCGCAGGGGTATCGCCAGGCCGCCGAACAGGCAAAGGAGATCCTCGAGGACATGGCTATCGAGGTCGACGAGGACGACACCGAGATCCTCGCGTCCATCGCCGAGACCGCGATGACCGGCAAGGGCGCCGAGTCCGCCAAGGACACGCTCGCTGCACTGATCGTCGACGCTATCCAGTCGATCGCCGACGAGGAGGGTATCGACACCGACAACGTCGACGTCGAGACCGTGGTCGGCGGCTCCATCGAGGAGTCCGAACTCGTCGAGGGCGTCATCGTGGACAAGGAGCGCGTCCACGAGAACATGCCCTACAGCGTCGAGGACGCCGACATCGCGCTGCTCGACACCGCGATCGAGGTCAAGGAGACCGAGCTCGACGCCGAGGTCAACGTCTCCGATCCCGACCAGCTCCAGCAGTTCCTCGATCAGGAAGAGGAACAGCTCAAGGAGATGGTCGACAAGCTGGCCGACGCCGGTGCCGACGTCGTCTTCTGTCAGAAGGGGATCGACGACATGGCCCAGCACTACCTCGCTCAGGAGGGGATCCTCGCGGTCCGTCGCGCCAAGAAATCCGACATCAAGGCGCTCTCGCGCTCGACCGGCGCGCGGATCGTCTCCAATATCGACGACGTCAGCGAAGACGATCTCGGCTTCGCGGGCTCGGTCTCCCAGAAGGAGATCGCCGGCGACGAGCGCATCTTCGTCGAGGACGTCGAGGACGCCAAGGCCGTGACCATGATCCTGCGCGGCGGCACCGAGCACGTCGTTGACGAGGTCGAACGCGCCGTCGAGGACGCGCTGGGCGTCGTCGCGGTCACGCTCGATGACGGCAAGGTCGTCCCCGGTGGCGGCGCTCCCGAGGCGGAGCTCGCGCTCGGTCTGCGCGATTACGCCGACTCCGTCGGCGGCCGCGAGCAGCTCGCCGTCGAGGCGTTCGCCGACGCGATCGACGTCATCCCGCGCACCCTCGCGGAGAACGGCGGGCTGGACCCGATCGACTCGCTGGTCGATCTGCGCAGCCAGCACGACGCCGGCGACACGACTATTGGACTGGACGCCTACACCGGCGACCTCGTCAACATGGAAGACGACGGCGTCGTCGAGCCGCTGCGCGTCAAGACCCAAGCCGTCGAGTCCGCGACCGAAGCCGCCGTGATGATCCTGCGTATCGACGACGTGATCGCCGCAGGCGACCTCAAGGGCGGCGCCGGTGACGACGACGAAGATGAAGGCGGACCCGGTGCCGGCGGCCCCGGCGGTATGGGCGGCGGCATGGGCGGCATGGGCGGTATGGGCGGTATGGGCGGCGCGATGTAA
- a CDS encoding DEAD/DEAH box helicase, which yields MAESAVDGRDAFTALGEAVREALGERGFRTPTEPQRRAIGPIARGRDALVVAPTGTGKTETAMLPVLDALEGEDRFGIGALYVTPLRALNRDMRERLEWWGQTLDLDVDVRHGDTTDYQRSKQADDPPDVLVTTPETLQAMLTGKKLRRALEDVEHVVVDEVHELAAAKRGAQLTVGLERLRELAGPFQRIGLSATVGDPEEVGKFLTGDRGCRIVEVDVGSRLDVEVRQPRVTDEDERLAGQLMTDADVASHVRAIDEIIADHDSALIFVNTRQTAEALGSRFKKLGTDIGVHHGSLSKEARIDVEDRFKSGDLDALLCTSSMELGIDVGHVDHVVQYNSPREVRRLLQRVGRAGHRRDVVSSGTVITTRPDDTLEALAIARRASEGEVEPAAIHHGSLDTVANQIAGLVMDVGEIRAMEAYEILTRAYPFAEVGEDEFKQVVRELAGNDVVWLDEDRDTLEKRRGTWQYFYQNLSMIPDEATYTVEDVASGDRIGTLDERFVVNFAQPGEIFIQRGEMWRIVEIDEDEERVQVSPVADPGGEVPSWVGQEIPVPYEVAQEVGEIREVTGTQLRGGATPEATARDLRRHYPADEHTIAEALDPLDRHEAALPTDDRLLVEFRGRQVVINAHFGHTVNETLGRLVSSMLGQRTGSSVGMEIDPYRIELEVPGGVAARDVVEVLNETDPDHLEAIIELSLKNADVLKFRLAQVAAKFGALKRWRGSGSNRFGRDRLLAALEDTPVYDEALRAVLHEELAVEEASEILEAIQSGAISVETVGERTPLGRGGRSSGQELLAPENADASVVQTVRERIQNDQVLLFCLHCQDWESRRTVKTVSDQPACPHCGSTQIAALNPWADEVVQAVKADNKDDEQEKQTERAYRAASLVQSHGKRAIIALAARGVGPHNAARIINKLREDEDDFYRDILAREREYARTKSFWE from the coding sequence ATGGCAGAGTCAGCGGTCGACGGTCGGGACGCGTTCACCGCACTGGGTGAGGCCGTCCGCGAGGCGCTGGGCGAGCGTGGCTTTCGGACGCCCACCGAGCCACAGCGTCGCGCGATCGGACCGATCGCACGAGGACGGGACGCGCTCGTCGTCGCGCCGACCGGGACTGGCAAGACCGAGACGGCGATGTTGCCCGTGCTGGACGCGCTCGAGGGCGAGGACCGGTTCGGGATCGGCGCGCTGTACGTCACGCCGCTGCGCGCGCTCAACCGGGACATGCGCGAACGCCTCGAGTGGTGGGGCCAGACGCTGGATCTCGACGTCGACGTCCGTCACGGTGACACCACCGACTACCAGCGCAGCAAGCAGGCCGACGATCCTCCGGACGTGCTCGTCACGACGCCCGAGACGCTGCAGGCGATGCTCACCGGCAAGAAGCTCCGACGCGCACTCGAAGACGTCGAACATGTCGTCGTCGACGAGGTCCACGAACTGGCCGCCGCGAAACGCGGGGCGCAACTGACCGTCGGGCTGGAGCGGCTGCGCGAACTGGCCGGCCCCTTCCAGCGGATCGGCCTCTCGGCGACCGTCGGCGACCCCGAGGAGGTCGGCAAGTTCCTCACCGGTGATCGGGGCTGTCGCATCGTCGAAGTCGACGTCGGGAGTCGCCTCGATGTCGAAGTCCGGCAACCTCGAGTCACCGACGAGGACGAACGACTCGCCGGGCAACTGATGACCGACGCCGACGTCGCCAGCCACGTCCGGGCGATCGACGAGATCATCGCCGATCACGACTCGGCACTGATCTTTGTCAACACGCGTCAGACGGCCGAGGCGCTCGGCTCGCGATTCAAAAAGCTCGGCACCGACATCGGCGTCCACCACGGCTCGCTCTCGAAGGAGGCCCGGATCGACGTCGAGGACCGGTTCAAGTCCGGCGACCTCGACGCGCTACTGTGTACGTCCTCGATGGAGCTGGGCATCGACGTCGGCCACGTCGATCACGTCGTCCAGTACAACAGCCCCCGCGAGGTGCGGCGGTTGCTCCAGCGCGTCGGCCGGGCCGGCCACCGTCGAGACGTCGTCTCTTCGGGGACGGTGATCACGACCCGCCCGGACGACACGCTCGAAGCGCTGGCGATCGCCCGTCGAGCGAGCGAGGGCGAGGTCGAACCCGCGGCGATCCACCACGGCAGCCTCGACACTGTCGCCAACCAGATCGCCGGCCTCGTCATGGACGTCGGCGAGATCCGGGCGATGGAGGCCTACGAGATTCTCACTCGCGCCTACCCCTTCGCGGAGGTCGGCGAAGACGAGTTCAAGCAGGTCGTCCGGGAACTCGCGGGCAACGACGTGGTCTGGCTAGACGAGGACCGCGATACGCTCGAAAAGCGCCGGGGCACCTGGCAGTACTTCTATCAGAACCTCTCGATGATCCCCGACGAGGCGACCTACACCGTCGAGGACGTCGCTTCCGGCGATCGCATCGGGACGCTCGACGAGCGGTTCGTCGTCAACTTCGCCCAGCCCGGCGAGATCTTCATCCAGCGCGGGGAGATGTGGCGTATCGTCGAGATCGACGAGGACGAGGAGCGCGTCCAGGTCAGCCCCGTCGCCGACCCCGGCGGTGAAGTCCCCTCGTGGGTCGGCCAGGAGATCCCCGTCCCCTACGAGGTCGCCCAGGAGGTCGGCGAGATCCGCGAGGTGACGGGCACGCAGTTGCGGGGTGGCGCGACGCCGGAAGCGACCGCCCGGGACCTGCGGCGGCACTACCCGGCCGACGAGCACACGATCGCCGAGGCGCTCGACCCGCTGGACCGCCACGAGGCCGCGCTGCCGACCGACGACCGGCTCCTCGTGGAGTTTCGGGGCCGGCAAGTCGTGATCAACGCCCACTTCGGACACACCGTCAACGAGACGCTCGGCAGACTCGTCTCGTCGATGCTCGGCCAGCGGACCGGTTCCTCGGTCGGCATGGAGATCGACCCCTACCGGATCGAGCTGGAGGTGCCCGGCGGGGTCGCGGCCCGGGACGTCGTCGAAGTGCTCAATGAAACTGATCCCGACCATCTGGAGGCGATCATCGAACTCAGCCTCAAGAACGCCGACGTACTCAAGTTCCGGCTGGCCCAGGTCGCTGCGAAGTTCGGGGCACTCAAGCGGTGGCGGGGCAGTGGGAGCAACCGATTCGGTCGGGATCGGCTCCTCGCGGCGCTGGAGGACACCCCCGTCTACGACGAGGCGCTGCGGGCAGTCCTCCACGAGGAACTGGCCGTTGAGGAAGCGAGCGAGATCCTCGAAGCGATCCAGTCAGGCGCGATCAGCGTCGAGACCGTCGGCGAGCGCACCCCACTCGGCCGGGGCGGCCGCTCGAGCGGCCAGGAACTGCTGGCTCCCGAAAACGCCGACGCCAGCGTCGTCCAGACCGTGCGCGAGCGCATCCAGAACGACCAGGTGTTGCTGTTCTGTCTGCACTGTCAGGACTGGGAATCCAGGCGGACGGTCAAGACCGTCAGCGACCAGCCGGCGTGTCCCCACTGTGGGTCGACCCAGATCGCCGCGCTGAACCCCTGGGCTGACGAGGTCGTCCAGGCCGTGAAGGCCGACAACAAGGACGACGAACAGGAAAAACAGACCGAACGGGCCTACCGGGCGGCGAGTCTCGTCCAGAGTCACGGCAAGCGGGCGATCATCGCGCTCGCGGCCCGCGGCGTCGGGCCACATAACGCCGCCCGGATCATCAACAAACTTCGGGAGGACGAGGACGACTTCTACCGGGATATCCTCGCCCGGGAACGCGAGTACGCCCGGACGAAATCCTTCTGGGAGTGA
- a CDS encoding PadR family transcriptional regulator, whose translation MKWLQSGRRRDLCVLLYGDDGVPAQKLKTALERRYDERIDPKQFYGALEALERLGHVRSRTEGLSDVYELTDAGREHVEAYAAWLDEEVGCGERR comes from the coding sequence ATGAAGTGGCTCCAGAGCGGCCGTCGCCGCGATCTCTGTGTCCTGCTGTACGGCGACGACGGGGTGCCCGCACAGAAACTCAAGACGGCGCTCGAACGTCGCTACGACGAGCGGATCGATCCCAAGCAGTTCTACGGCGCGCTGGAAGCGCTCGAACGACTGGGCCACGTCCGGTCCCGAACCGAGGGGCTGAGCGACGTTTACGAGCTGACTGACGCCGGACGGGAACACGTCGAGGCGTACGCCGCGTGGCTGGACGAAGAGGTCGGATGTGGCGAGAGGCGCTGA
- a CDS encoding digeranylgeranylglycerophospholipid reductase, with the protein MSDRFDVVVAGAGPAGAQAARDIAARGYDVVVLETEPESEFPRQSNKSTGGTFPSMLTAFNVPDDVVMQFTDSVVLESPNHHFEQPQAGAVLEFADFKEFLVEVSRANGAEYRFDARVSGPIMEGGEIVGVEYNGDREVYGDVVIDATGPAAPLAKALGVTNLQREKQAIGIEREFEGVDLDHPGYADLEDAMMLRLDHEYAPGGYSWIFHTGEDTAKVGVCYIQNEQYQQYADGDRTIDGYLQHWLETDPRFEDAEPIEGTQHRGSAHIQSPGELSTDNFVAIGDTVPTIDPLWGEGINKGMQSARAAAIAVDHCLTPDERDTSADNISVYDDLWHETVAPDMDSRLFMTQLMYFAPNERYDRFMRDLDRLDLQTMRRANEGSWRAISKLLHLDDVPLLAKFAGHYLRT; encoded by the coding sequence ATGTCCGACCGTTTCGACGTGGTCGTCGCCGGGGCCGGCCCGGCCGGCGCGCAGGCCGCACGCGACATCGCCGCGAGGGGGTACGATGTCGTCGTGCTGGAGACCGAGCCCGAATCGGAGTTCCCGCGACAGAGCAACAAGTCGACCGGGGGGACGTTCCCCTCGATGCTCACCGCGTTCAACGTCCCCGACGACGTCGTGATGCAGTTCACCGACAGCGTCGTCCTCGAATCGCCGAACCACCACTTCGAGCAACCGCAGGCCGGAGCCGTCCTCGAGTTCGCCGACTTCAAAGAGTTCCTCGTCGAGGTCAGCCGAGCGAACGGTGCCGAATACCGCTTCGACGCCCGCGTGTCCGGCCCGATCATGGAGGGCGGAGAGATCGTCGGCGTCGAGTACAACGGCGATCGGGAGGTCTACGGCGACGTGGTGATCGACGCGACCGGCCCGGCGGCCCCGCTCGCCAAGGCGCTGGGCGTCACCAACTTGCAGCGCGAAAAGCAGGCGATCGGGATCGAGCGGGAGTTCGAGGGCGTCGACCTCGACCATCCCGGGTACGCCGACCTCGAGGATGCGATGATGCTGCGACTCGATCACGAGTACGCACCGGGTGGCTACTCCTGGATCTTCCACACCGGCGAGGACACCGCCAAGGTCGGGGTCTGTTACATCCAGAACGAACAGTACCAGCAGTACGCCGACGGCGATCGGACCATTGACGGCTACCTCCAGCACTGGCTGGAAACCGACCCCCGGTTCGAGGACGCTGAGCCGATCGAGGGGACCCAGCACCGCGGGTCGGCCCACATCCAGTCGCCCGGCGAGTTGAGCACGGACAACTTCGTGGCGATCGGCGACACCGTCCCGACGATCGACCCGCTGTGGGGCGAGGGGATCAACAAGGGGATGCAGTCGGCCCGCGCCGCCGCGATCGCGGTCGATCACTGCCTCACGCCCGACGAACGGGACACCTCGGCCGACAACATCTCCGTCTATGACGACCTGTGGCACGAGACCGTCGCCCCGGACATGGACTCGCGGCTGTTCATGACCCAGTTGATGTATTTCGCGCCCAACGAGCGCTACGATCGGTTCATGCGCGACCTCGATCGACTCGACCTGCAGACGATGCGCCGGGCCAACGAGGGCAGCTGGCGTGCGATCTCGAAGCTACTGCATCTCGACGACGTGCCGCTGCTTGCGAAGTTCGCCGGTCACTACCTGCGGACGTAG
- a CDS encoding aldo/keto reductase translates to MELGYVPLGRTGLQVSELAFGTWRFGRTTDQDSVEITEERAYELLDAYEGCGGRFIDTADIYGDGDSERWIGNWLAERDRSEYVIASKVYWPTREDNPNFRGLSRTHVRRQVDAILDRLGTDYLDVLYIHRWDDATPAEQLMRTLNGVVEDGKVNFLGASTHVPDAWHVAKANEIAKRYGFEPFTVSQPRYNLVNREVEDTYLNMCADYGIELVPWSPLGQGVLTGKYSRDDMPEDSTASEDEGWEDYYLTKANFEVVDEVRAVAEEVDATPAQVSLAWLMHHQSVAAPIVGARTVEQLEENLGATEVELTGEQFERLAESKDSPLEGI, encoded by the coding sequence ATGGAACTCGGATACGTCCCCCTGGGACGCACCGGCCTGCAAGTGAGCGAACTCGCGTTCGGGACCTGGCGGTTCGGCCGCACGACCGATCAGGACTCGGTCGAGATCACCGAGGAACGGGCCTACGAACTGCTCGACGCCTACGAGGGGTGTGGCGGACGGTTCATCGACACCGCCGACATCTACGGCGACGGCGACAGCGAGCGCTGGATCGGCAACTGGCTCGCCGAGCGTGATCGCAGCGAGTACGTCATCGCCTCGAAAGTCTACTGGCCGACACGGGAGGACAACCCCAACTTCAGGGGGCTCTCGCGGACCCACGTCCGGCGGCAAGTCGACGCGATCCTCGACCGCCTCGGGACCGACTACCTCGACGTGCTGTACATCCACCGCTGGGACGATGCCACACCTGCCGAGCAGTTGATGCGCACGCTCAACGGCGTCGTCGAGGACGGCAAGGTCAACTTCCTCGGGGCCTCGACACACGTCCCCGACGCCTGGCACGTCGCAAAGGCCAACGAGATCGCCAAACGCTACGGGTTCGAACCCTTCACCGTCTCACAGCCGCGGTACAATCTCGTCAACCGGGAGGTCGAGGACACCTATCTGAACATGTGTGCCGACTACGGGATCGAACTCGTCCCGTGGAGCCCCCTCGGACAGGGCGTGCTGACGGGCAAGTACAGCCGCGATGACATGCCCGAGGACTCGACGGCCTCGGAAGACGAGGGCTGGGAAGACTACTACCTCACCAAGGCGAACTTCGAGGTCGTCGACGAGGTCCGGGCCGTCGCCGAGGAAGTCGACGCCACGCCGGCACAGGTCAGTCTCGCGTGGCTGATGCACCACCAGTCGGTTGCGGCCCCCATCGTCGGTGCACGAACCGTCGAACAGCTTGAGGAGAACCTCGGTGCGACCGAGGTCGAACTGACCGGTGAACAGTTCGAACGCCTCGCCGAGTCGAAGGACTCGCCGCTGGAAGGAATCTAG
- a CDS encoding HVO_0416 family zinc finger protein — MASAPSDDMFDEFLSQRGHNMDSAGWEDSYNKKQCPECGGLHDSDAVECTICGWSPAR; from the coding sequence ATGGCCTCAGCACCGAGCGACGATATGTTTGACGAGTTCCTGTCGCAGCGTGGCCACAACATGGATTCCGCCGGCTGGGAAGACAGCTACAACAAGAAGCAGTGTCCCGAATGTGGTGGGCTCCACGACAGCGACGCCGTAGAGTGTACAATCTGCGGCTGGTCGCCCGCTCGGTGA
- a CDS encoding LEA type 2 family protein translates to MDLPEPVRSALDTLPAPRTVVVAVVVSLGLIALLVTVLVATGVLAQPTVESIDSQWGEATNETTQIETQAIVDNPNPIGIPGVVSVEYTASLNDIVLVDNEKSGIGLSPGKNTIEFTAAMDNDRIADWWVTHINGDERSTMTIEPTVSGPGVSQSLPDQTSDIETDLLAGLNTAEPQPVGTSDREYFTAESTSVEWGEATPQVAPLDIRSMLRNEQPVPITIREISYDVSIGGVTLANGSQDDGTTIGPGESGVVDPTIDLDNSRMDEWWVSHVENGERSTLSVDAWATIEAGGQTETVPLSMFATNETVETDLLG, encoded by the coding sequence ATGGATCTGCCCGAGCCCGTTCGATCGGCACTCGACACACTTCCGGCTCCACGCACAGTCGTGGTCGCCGTCGTCGTGTCACTGGGATTGATCGCCCTGCTGGTGACAGTACTAGTCGCGACCGGTGTCCTCGCACAACCGACCGTCGAGAGTATTGACAGCCAGTGGGGTGAGGCCACCAACGAGACAACACAGATAGAGACACAGGCCATCGTCGACAATCCCAATCCGATCGGGATACCCGGCGTCGTCTCCGTCGAGTACACGGCGTCGCTGAACGACATCGTCCTCGTGGACAACGAGAAGTCCGGGATCGGACTTTCTCCCGGGAAAAACACCATCGAGTTTACCGCCGCGATGGACAACGACCGGATCGCTGACTGGTGGGTCACACACATCAACGGCGACGAACGATCGACGATGACAATCGAGCCGACGGTGAGCGGGCCGGGAGTCAGTCAGTCGCTGCCCGATCAGACCTCTGACATCGAGACCGACCTACTCGCCGGTCTGAACACTGCCGAACCGCAGCCGGTCGGGACGAGCGACCGAGAGTACTTCACCGCCGAGTCGACCTCGGTCGAATGGGGCGAGGCGACGCCACAGGTGGCCCCCCTCGATATTCGGAGCATGCTACGAAACGAGCAACCGGTGCCGATTACGATCCGGGAGATCAGTTACGACGTCTCGATCGGCGGTGTCACGCTGGCCAACGGCAGCCAGGACGACGGAACGACGATCGGACCGGGAGAGAGCGGGGTCGTCGATCCGACGATCGACCTCGACAACTCCCGGATGGACGAGTGGTGGGTCAGCCACGTCGAAAACGGTGAACGATCGACGCTTTCGGTCGACGCGTGGGCGACGATCGAAGCAGGTGGTCAGACCGAGACAGTCCCACTGTCGATGTTTGCGACGAACGAAACCGTCGAGACGGATCTGTTGGGCTGA